CGAGGAGGAAAAAAAAACATGTCTTCCTTAGGTTCATATTTGCTCTTCTCCGGCGAAAGTGTGGTAAACAAAAACAAGCAGAAAGGTTCCCAGAAGAATAAGTGTGCTCAGCGCATTGATAATCGGTGTCGAGCCGTATTTGATCATGCTGTAAATGTAAAGAGGAAGCGTAGTAGATCCTTCGCCGGCGACAAAAAATGTGATCACGAAATCGTCGATGGAAAGCGTAAATGAGAGGAGGACTGCTGCAACTAGTCCTGGAGTAATGAGTGGAAAAATCACTTTTTTAAATGTCTCGAAAGCTCCTGCTCCGAGGTCATGCGCAGCCTCTACCAATGAATAGTCAAAATTTTGCAGCTTTGAGAGCATCAGCATGGTCACATAGCTAATGCAAAAGGTCGTGTGTGCAATGTAGATCGTAAAAAGCCCAAGTTTGACGTTCCAAGCGACAAACAGCATTAATAAGCTGATCCCCATTAATATATCGGGAAGAAGCAAAGGGGCATAGATGAGGCCGTAGTGAACTTTTTGCAGGGGAGTTCGATAGCGGTAAATCGTAAATGCGGCAAGACTTCCGAGCACAAGAGAGGTAGCAGCTGAAGAAACGGCAATGATCATTGAATTGACCAACGCTTTCCAAAGATCTGGTTCTGAAAACAGGGTATAATACCATTTCAGAGAAAATCCGGCCCATACGGTTCCATATTTGGATGCATTGAAGGAATTGATCATTAAAAGAAGGATCGGCACGTATAAAAAAATAAAAATCGCAATGGTAACTCCAAAGCAAAGACGACTTCTAATCATTCCCTGCTCCTGTTAATCGTTTCCAACGAACGCGTTTTTCTTGAGTAGATCAGTAAAATTCCTAAAGGAATGAGGATAATCAGATTTAAAACCATAGCAATCGCACTCGCTTCAGGAATACTTCTTTCAGCAAAAGTTTTTTGTGCAATTTTATTTCCAATCATGTCGCTGTTAACACCTCCGACAAGGTCGGGGATGATATAGGTTCCAACTGCGGGAATAAAGACCATCAAAGCCGCAGTAAGAATGCCTTTTTTGATTCCGGGAATAAAAACTTTTCCGATCGCCTTAAAGCGTGCGGCGCCCAAATCCATTGCGGCTTCGATTAACTGAAAGTCAAATTTCACTGCGGAAGTGTAGATCGGCAGAATCGCGAAAGGGATGAAAGTGTATACCATGACGATGATGACAGAAAAATTTGTGTACAAAAGAGGAGTTGTGGGAGAGATCACTCCGATTGTTGCCAGTATCTGATGAAAATAACCTTCTGGATGCAGGATTGTCTTCCATGCATAAATCCGGATAAGAAAGCTGCTCCAAAAGGGAATGACAGTGAGTATCAACATCAAATGGCGCCATTTCGGCTGCGATGTCGCTATTTGATATCCCATGGGAATTGCTAGAAGCAGGCAGATCAAAGTGCTTGAAATGCTGATCCATAAGGAGCGCCAGAGAAGTTTGTAGAAGTAGAGGTTGCCAAGGTGGCTTAGAGTGGCCAGCGTCCACCCCTTCTGGATGGCGCCGTAGATATCTGCCGGTTTGAATGCAAAGACGCAGATGATGATTGTAGGTAAGAGAAAAAAAACTGATAGCCAGGCAAATGAGGGAAGGGTGGAAAAGGTCTCTTTGAGCTTATCCATATTTTTCCCTGGCAAAGATAAAACCGTCATTCGCATGCCATGAGATCCAAACGTCATCTTCCCAGTTGAGCTGCACTTGGTCTAACAGGAATCTATCATGCTGTTTAGTCACAGAGATTTTGCGGTTGCCGATTAAAACACCAAAATGGGTGTGGTCTCCCTTGTAGACTTTGTCGCCAATCTTTCCTTTCATGCAATTGTATAAAGGGGTTGCCGGAGGTTTTTCTTTAGAGACTTGGATTTTTTCCGGTCTGACGCTTAAATGAACAAGGTCTCCCATATTCAAAGGAAGGTCGTGGTAGCACTTCACGGGAGGAAAGTCGTCGAAATGAAGCAAACTATACTCTTTACTTTCCACCTTTTCGACAATGCCGTCGAAAAAATTGGTATCGCCGATAAAGCGGGCGACAAAGCGGCTTTTAGGAGTTTCGTAGATTTCAGAAGGGGTTCCGATTTGCTCCAGTTTGCCATTATTGAGAATAGCGATTCTGTCTGATACAGCCATTGCCT
This genomic window from Waddlia chondrophila WSU 86-1044 contains:
- a CDS encoding ABC transporter permease, with product MIRSRLCFGVTIAIFIFLYVPILLLMINSFNASKYGTVWAGFSLKWYYTLFSEPDLWKALVNSMIIAVSSAATSLVLGSLAAFTIYRYRTPLQKVHYGLIYAPLLLPDILMGISLLMLFVAWNVKLGLFTIYIAHTTFCISYVTMLMLSKLQNFDYSLVEAAHDLGAGAFETFKKVIFPLITPGLVAAVLLSFTLSIDDFVITFFVAGEGSTTLPLYIYSMIKYGSTPIINALSTLILLGTFLLVFVYHTFAGEEQI
- a CDS encoding ABC transporter permease, which produces MDKLKETFSTLPSFAWLSVFFLLPTIIICVFAFKPADIYGAIQKGWTLATLSHLGNLYFYKLLWRSLWISISSTLICLLLAIPMGYQIATSQPKWRHLMLILTVIPFWSSFLIRIYAWKTILHPEGYFHQILATIGVISPTTPLLYTNFSVIIVMVYTFIPFAILPIYTSAVKFDFQLIEAAMDLGAARFKAIGKVFIPGIKKGILTAALMVFIPAVGTYIIPDLVGGVNSDMIGNKIAQKTFAERSIPEASAIAMVLNLIILIPLGILLIYSRKTRSLETINRSRE